The Candidatus Binatia bacterium genome includes a window with the following:
- a CDS encoding MBL fold metallo-hydrolase, whose amino-acid sequence MTPERTDGHGLSIKQIEIGPMQNYVYIVADMEQRKALLVDPAWQIQGLVDELDKQDLELVGALITHYHPDHIGGDFAGHHIEGIQELMAARPCKIYIHKAEAPYVQHQLGLTPADYVQTDDSTTVDVGRIPVRLLHTPGHTPGSQCFLVGGHLVSGDTLFIGSCGRVDLPGSNPSDLYYSLNQKLKRLPDETILLPGHNYSPERTSTIAHEKQNNPFMRFESVEDYLHAMGH is encoded by the coding sequence ATGACCCCCGAGCGAACCGACGGACACGGGCTTTCGATCAAGCAGATCGAGATCGGCCCGATGCAGAACTACGTCTACATCGTCGCCGACATGGAGCAGAGGAAGGCGCTGCTCGTCGACCCCGCATGGCAGATCCAGGGACTCGTCGACGAGCTCGACAAGCAGGACCTCGAACTGGTGGGTGCGCTGATCACCCACTACCACCCCGACCACATCGGGGGGGACTTTGCAGGCCATCACATCGAAGGCATCCAGGAGCTGATGGCCGCGCGCCCCTGCAAGATCTACATCCACAAGGCGGAGGCCCCGTACGTGCAGCACCAGCTCGGCCTGACGCCGGCCGACTACGTGCAGACCGACGACTCGACGACCGTGGACGTGGGACGGATTCCGGTGCGATTACTCCACACTCCGGGGCACACCCCCGGATCCCAGTGCTTCCTGGTCGGGGGGCACCTCGTCTCCGGTGACACCCTGTTCATCGGATCCTGCGGTCGCGTCGACCTGCCCGGAAGCAACCCGAGTGATCTCTATTACAGCCTCAATCAGAAGCTGAAACGTCTGCCCGACGAGACGATCCTTTTGCCCGGGCACAACTACTCGCCGGAGCGCACCTCCACGATCGCGCACGAGAAACAGAACAACCCGTTCATGCGTTTTGAAAGCGTCGAAGACTACCTGCACGCGATGGGCCACTGA
- the fsa gene encoding fructose-6-phosphate aldolase, with protein MQIFIDSADINEIREAAEMGVIDGVTTNPSLVAKTGRRFEDVLSDILEVVDGPISAEVVSTEAAAMIAEGRKLAALHPNIVVKVPIGAEGLKAIRALSDENIRVNVTLIFQPAQALLAAKAGAAYVSPFVGRLDDVSEDGMALIGQLVEIFDNYDYGTEILVASIRSPMHFVHSARMGADVATCPLSVIQQLLKHPLTDAGLAKFLADWKSVPKK; from the coding sequence ATGCAGATTTTCATCGACAGCGCCGACATCAACGAGATCCGCGAAGCAGCCGAGATGGGCGTCATCGACGGCGTGACCACCAACCCGTCGCTGGTGGCCAAGACCGGCAGGCGCTTCGAGGACGTCCTCTCCGACATCCTCGAGGTCGTCGACGGCCCGATCAGTGCCGAGGTCGTCAGCACCGAGGCCGCTGCCATGATCGCCGAGGGCCGCAAGCTGGCGGCTCTGCACCCGAACATCGTCGTCAAGGTGCCGATCGGAGCCGAGGGCCTGAAGGCGATCCGCGCGCTGTCGGACGAGAACATCCGCGTCAACGTCACGCTGATCTTCCAGCCCGCGCAGGCCCTGCTCGCGGCCAAGGCCGGCGCGGCGTACGTCAGTCCCTTCGTCGGTCGCCTCGACGACGTCTCCGAGGACGGCATGGCGCTCATCGGCCAGCTCGTCGAGATCTTCGACAACTACGACTACGGCACCGAGATCCTCGTCGCGAGCATCCGCAGCCCGATGCATTTCGTGCATTCGGCAAGGATGGGCGCCGATGTAGCCACCTGTCCGCTCTCCGTGATCCAGCAGCTCCTCAAGCACCCTCTTACCGACGCCGGCCTGGCCAAGTTCCTGGCCGACTGGAAGAGCGTGCCCAAGAAGTAG
- the dapB gene encoding 4-hydroxy-tetrahydrodipicolinate reductase gives MSRAPIIVLGAGGRMGRRIVALAEQGSEARVVGAVEIAGSHLMGQDVGELAGVPLIGVKVVADFAAAVSGAEQGAVAVDFTQPEAAVEHARQAAAMCTPIVIGTTGLTREQKNELELVSKRTPLLLSPNMSIGIHVLRGLVGEAVRKLGPGFDVEIVEVHHNRKKDAPSGTALALAEEAAAAAGVDPATAFVQSRQGLVGERRNGEIGVVAVRGGDNIGEHTVMLLGTGERLELIHRASSRDCLAAGAVRAAAWLHGKTPGLYSMSDVLGLR, from the coding sequence ATGAGCCGCGCGCCGATCATCGTGCTCGGCGCCGGCGGCCGCATGGGCCGGCGCATCGTCGCGCTGGCCGAGCAGGGCAGCGAAGCGCGCGTAGTCGGCGCCGTCGAAATCGCGGGATCCCACCTGATGGGCCAGGACGTCGGCGAGCTGGCCGGCGTGCCGCTCATCGGCGTCAAGGTCGTCGCCGATTTCGCTGCAGCCGTCTCCGGCGCGGAACAGGGCGCCGTCGCGGTCGACTTCACGCAGCCGGAAGCGGCCGTCGAGCACGCCAGGCAGGCGGCAGCGATGTGCACGCCGATCGTCATCGGCACCACCGGCCTCACGCGCGAGCAGAAGAACGAGCTCGAGCTGGTGTCGAAGAGGACGCCGCTCCTGCTGTCGCCGAACATGAGCATCGGCATCCACGTGCTGCGCGGGCTGGTCGGCGAGGCGGTGCGCAAGCTCGGCCCGGGATTCGACGTCGAAATCGTCGAGGTGCACCACAACCGCAAGAAGGACGCACCGTCGGGCACGGCACTGGCGCTGGCCGAGGAAGCTGCCGCTGCCGCCGGCGTCGATCCTGCCACGGCCTTCGTCCAGTCCCGCCAAGGGCTGGTCGGAGAGCGCCGCAACGGCGAGATCGGCGTGGTCGCCGTACGCGGAGGCGACAACATCGGCGAGCACACCGTGATGCTGCTCGGCACCGGCGAGCGCCTCGAGCTCATTCATCGCGCATCGTCCCGCGACTGCCTTGCCGCCGGCGCCGTGCGCGCCGCCGCCTGGCTCCACGGCAAGACCCCCGGCCTCTACTCGATGTCCGACGTTCTGGGACTCCGCTAG
- a CDS encoding cob(I)yrinic acid a,c-diamide adenosyltransferase — protein sequence MTIRIDRVYTRTGDDGQTGLVGGRRIAKDELRIACYGDVDELNSVLGVARSALAPQKAGDDDSARIDRVLAFVQQELFDLGSELATPPESEYEGMIRIGDDAIARLEQWMDELSSDLPPLKSFVLPGGGAAAASLHVARTVCRRAERAVTTLVRRGETSPATARYLNRLSDLLFVQSRWIAVRSGHGEVLWQHGLEPPPPGRSGRGRARKPAQASEAQPSGTSSTASDAAARPKKSR from the coding sequence GTGACGATCCGCATCGATCGCGTGTATACGCGCACGGGCGATGACGGCCAGACCGGGCTCGTCGGCGGCCGGCGCATCGCCAAGGACGAGCTGCGCATCGCGTGTTACGGCGACGTCGACGAGCTCAACAGCGTGCTCGGCGTCGCGCGCAGCGCGCTGGCCCCGCAAAAAGCCGGCGACGACGACTCCGCGCGCATCGACCGCGTGCTCGCGTTCGTACAGCAGGAGCTGTTCGACCTCGGCAGCGAGCTGGCCACTCCGCCCGAGTCCGAATACGAAGGAATGATCCGCATCGGCGACGACGCCATCGCGCGCCTCGAGCAATGGATGGACGAGCTTTCGAGCGACCTGCCGCCGCTCAAATCGTTCGTGCTGCCGGGCGGAGGTGCGGCCGCTGCTTCGCTGCACGTCGCGCGCACCGTGTGCCGTCGCGCCGAGCGCGCCGTGACGACGCTGGTGCGGCGCGGCGAAACTTCACCGGCCACCGCGCGCTACCTCAATCGCCTGAGCGACCTGCTGTTCGTGCAGTCGCGCTGGATCGCGGTGCGAAGCGGCCACGGCGAGGTGCTCTGGCAACACGGCCTGGAGCCGCCGCCGCCCGGGCGCTCCGGTCGCGGACGGGCGCGCAAGCCTGCGCAGGCGAGCGAAGCGCAACCGTCCGGCACCTCCTCGACTGCATCCGACGCCGCAGCGCGTCCGAAAAAGTCGCGATGA
- the folK gene encoding 2-amino-4-hydroxy-6-hydroxymethyldihydropteridine diphosphokinase: MSHTAFIGIGTNLGDRQRNYRTALEKIGALKDTRVIGKSSMYESEPHGKARNWFLNGVVEIVTEMEAAPLLKELQKIESALGRRREAAKTSISREMDLDILFFDHDTIDSRSLKIPHPEMGNRKFVLLPLAELAPAFLHPLSGSSVSSLLATSPDKKKVMLYRPR; this comes from the coding sequence GTGAGCCATACGGCTTTCATCGGGATCGGCACCAACCTCGGCGACCGACAACGTAACTACAGGACTGCGCTGGAGAAAATCGGCGCGCTGAAGGACACGCGCGTCATCGGCAAGTCGTCGATGTACGAGAGCGAGCCTCACGGCAAGGCGCGCAACTGGTTTCTCAACGGCGTCGTCGAGATCGTCACCGAGATGGAAGCCGCGCCGCTGCTCAAGGAACTTCAGAAGATCGAGTCGGCGCTCGGTCGCAGGCGCGAGGCTGCCAAGACGTCGATCTCGCGCGAGATGGACCTCGACATCCTGTTTTTCGACCACGATACGATCGACAGCCGCAGCCTGAAGATCCCGCACCCGGAAATGGGCAACCGCAAATTCGTGCTGCTGCCGCTGGCGGAGCTGGCGCCGGCTTTCCTTCACCCGCTCTCCGGCAGCAGCGTCTCGAGCCTGCTGGCGACGTCACCGGACAAGAAAAAGGTCATGCTCTACCGGCCTCGCTAG
- the dapA gene encoding 4-hydroxy-tetrahydrodipicolinate synthase codes for MFQGTFTALVTPFRGGEIDEPAFRALIDEQIEAGIDGIVPCGSTGESATLSHEEHEKVIGIAIDHARGRSSQAGRSVKVIAGTGSNNTREACRLTRAAADAGADASLLISPYYNKPTQHGHVEHFKAIAAAAPELPLILYNIPGRTGMNMLPETIARLAEVPSIVGIKEASGSVDQWLNIIRLCGPDFCVLAGDDAATLPMMSIGAHGVISVLTNLMPARFKAMVDAALAGDFGSAAQIQYEVLPLLQVLFLEINPIPVKAALAMMGRIHNEVRLPLTPLSDAPAARLRDALRAAGLLAEARATA; via the coding sequence ATGTTCCAGGGAACCTTCACAGCACTGGTCACGCCGTTTCGCGGCGGCGAAATCGACGAGCCGGCCTTTCGCGCGCTGATCGACGAGCAGATCGAAGCGGGAATCGACGGCATCGTCCCGTGCGGCAGCACCGGCGAGTCTGCCACTCTCAGTCACGAAGAACACGAAAAGGTGATCGGCATCGCGATCGACCACGCGCGCGGCCGCAGCAGCCAGGCCGGTCGCAGCGTCAAGGTGATCGCCGGCACCGGCTCGAACAACACGCGCGAAGCGTGCCGCCTCACCCGTGCCGCCGCAGACGCCGGTGCCGACGCCTCGCTGCTGATCAGCCCTTACTACAACAAGCCCACGCAGCACGGGCACGTCGAGCACTTCAAGGCGATCGCGGCCGCAGCACCCGAGCTTCCACTGATCCTCTACAACATCCCCGGCCGCACCGGCATGAACATGCTGCCGGAGACGATCGCGCGCCTTGCCGAAGTGCCGAGCATCGTCGGCATCAAGGAAGCGTCGGGGTCGGTGGACCAGTGGCTCAACATCATCCGTCTTTGCGGCCCCGACTTCTGCGTGCTGGCCGGTGACGATGCGGCCACGCTGCCGATGATGTCGATCGGCGCCCACGGCGTGATCTCCGTCCTCACCAACCTGATGCCGGCGCGCTTCAAGGCCATGGTGGACGCCGCGCTGGCCGGCGACTTCGGATCGGCTGCGCAGATCCAGTACGAAGTTCTGCCTCTGCTCCAGGTGCTGTTCCTCGAGATCAATCCGATCCCGGTCAAGGCTGCGCTGGCGATGATGGGCCGCATCCACAACGAAGTGCGGCTTCCGCTGACTCCGCTGTCGGATGCTCCTGCCGCGCGGCTGCGCGACGCCTTGCGCGCCGCAGGGCTTCTCGCGGAGGCGCGGGCTACGGCATGA
- a CDS encoding aminoacetone oxidase family FAD-binding enzyme, translating into MVVVGAGAAGLMAAIHAAGPTASLARGSNAPGVVVVESTRDGGRKILISGGGRCNILPGELDESRFVTDSSANTMKKMLRSWPLSAQRAFFEQELGIELRLEKETGKLFPASNRARDVRDALVSCASSRGARLRFESPVAALARIERGGQSPLWQLTMRSGETLDACAVILATGGLSVPKTGSDGSGLRIAGELGHHLQPTYAALTPLLDETATFAGLAGISLDVTLEASGGRRPLRTRGGFLFTHRGYSGPSVLDLSHVAVRSLEHRSAPGETSSQPVTQKILQKILASWTALDREDWERELEPRRAGVLGVIRQHLPSRLAERLLDVAGIPPQRSLAELRSGERRALLEVLTRAELPWTGHEGYRSAEVTGGGIALSDVDPRTMQSRVAAGLFLCGEMLDAFGPIGGFNFAWAWATGRAAGEGARAYAASGDAAARVQKGA; encoded by the coding sequence ATTGTCGTCGTCGGCGCCGGCGCAGCCGGACTGATGGCAGCGATCCACGCCGCGGGCCCCACGGCGTCGCTCGCGCGCGGCAGCAACGCACCCGGCGTTGTCGTCGTCGAAAGCACTCGCGACGGCGGCCGCAAGATCCTGATCAGCGGCGGAGGCCGCTGCAACATCCTGCCCGGCGAGCTGGACGAATCGCGTTTCGTCACCGACTCCTCGGCGAACACGATGAAAAAAATGCTGCGCTCCTGGCCTCTGTCCGCGCAGCGCGCGTTCTTCGAGCAGGAGCTCGGCATCGAGCTTCGCCTCGAGAAGGAGACGGGCAAGCTTTTTCCGGCGAGCAACCGCGCCCGCGACGTGCGCGACGCGCTGGTCTCGTGCGCGAGCTCGCGGGGAGCCCGCCTGCGTTTCGAGAGTCCCGTTGCCGCGCTGGCGCGCATCGAACGAGGCGGGCAATCGCCGCTCTGGCAACTGACGATGCGCTCCGGCGAGACGCTCGATGCCTGCGCCGTCATCCTCGCGACCGGCGGCCTGTCGGTGCCGAAGACCGGCAGCGACGGTAGCGGGCTTCGCATCGCGGGCGAGCTCGGCCACCACTTGCAACCGACTTACGCGGCGCTGACCCCACTGCTCGACGAGACGGCCACCTTTGCCGGACTCGCCGGGATCTCGCTCGACGTCACGCTCGAAGCGTCCGGTGGTCGAAGGCCCCTGCGCACCCGCGGAGGATTCCTGTTCACCCACCGCGGCTACAGCGGGCCGTCGGTGCTCGACCTGTCGCACGTCGCGGTGCGAAGCCTCGAGCACCGCAGCGCACCGGGCGAAACCTCATCGCAGCCGGTCACGCAGAAGATCCTGCAGAAGATTCTGGCGAGCTGGACTGCGCTCGACCGCGAGGACTGGGAGCGCGAGCTCGAGCCGCGCCGCGCGGGCGTGCTCGGCGTCATTCGGCAACATCTCCCGTCCAGGCTCGCGGAAAGGCTTCTCGACGTGGCCGGCATCCCGCCGCAGCGCAGCCTCGCCGAGCTGAGGAGCGGCGAGCGCCGCGCGCTGCTGGAAGTGCTTACGCGCGCCGAGCTGCCGTGGACCGGCCACGAAGGATACCGCAGCGCCGAAGTGACCGGAGGAGGAATCGCGCTGTCGGATGTGGATCCGCGCACGATGCAGAGCCGCGTCGCGGCCGGCCTGTTCCTGTGTGGAGAGATGCTCGATGCGTTCGGGCCGATCGGCGGCTTCAACTTCGCCTGGGCCTGGGCCACCGGCCGCGCCGCCGGTGAAGGCGCCCGCGCGTACGCCGCATCGGGCGATGCCGCCGCGCGGGTCCAGAAGGGCGCCTGA
- the dapF gene encoding diaminopimelate epimerase: MSLSFTKLHGCGNDYLFVDCTGDCALPGSEQLPAIARYVSDRHTGVGSDGVILVCPGNGDGTDFRMEMYNADGSRGMMCGNGIRSLGKYVYDHGLTTRRSLQIATDSGPKKLDLELDGGRVSRVRVEMGKAVLDGRKIPIDSDEQLINAPLEVAGQTWRVTCVSMGNPHCVTFDVDPDGIEDIARIGRQFERHAFFPASVNTEFARVDSRTELTMRVWERGSGETFACGTGACAVVVAGALTGRTDRHATVHLRGGDLEIEYHQDGNVVMTGPTVEVFSATVEIPDRLC, from the coding sequence ATGTCGCTCTCGTTCACCAAGCTGCACGGTTGCGGCAACGACTATCTGTTCGTCGACTGCACCGGCGACTGCGCGCTGCCCGGCTCGGAGCAGCTTCCGGCCATCGCGCGTTACGTCTCCGATCGCCACACCGGTGTCGGCAGCGACGGCGTGATCCTCGTCTGCCCGGGCAACGGCGACGGCACCGATTTCCGCATGGAGATGTACAACGCCGACGGCAGCCGCGGCATGATGTGCGGCAACGGCATTCGTTCTCTCGGCAAGTACGTCTACGACCACGGCCTCACCACCCGCCGCAGCCTGCAGATCGCCACCGATTCGGGACCGAAGAAGCTCGACCTCGAGCTCGACGGCGGCCGCGTCTCGCGCGTGCGCGTCGAGATGGGCAAGGCCGTGCTCGACGGCCGCAAGATTCCGATCGACAGCGACGAGCAGTTGATCAACGCCCCTCTCGAAGTCGCCGGCCAGACCTGGCGCGTCACCTGCGTGTCGATGGGCAACCCCCACTGCGTGACGTTCGACGTCGACCCCGACGGCATCGAGGACATCGCGAGGATCGGCCGCCAGTTCGAGCGCCACGCGTTTTTCCCCGCAAGCGTGAACACCGAGTTCGCGCGCGTCGACTCGCGCACCGAGCTGACGATGAGAGTGTGGGAGCGCGGATCGGGCGAAACTTTCGCGTGCGGAACCGGCGCCTGCGCCGTCGTCGTCGCCGGCGCGCTGACCGGTCGCACCGACCGCCACGCGACGGTCCACCTTCGCGGCGGAGACCTCGAGATCGAGTACCACCAGGACGGAAACGTCGTGATGACGGGGCCGACAGTCGAGGTGTTCTCGGCAACCGTGGAGATTCCGGACCGGCTCTGCTGA
- a CDS encoding response regulator, whose product MRELPKVYFERLLETSPDIVVAVDRNGVIIFYNDGAAEILGYRGNEVLGTPVARLYPDVEEAKRVMEAMRGGQGRVSTFETEFVAKDGRRVPVAISGSIIHDEKGREQGSIGFAKDIQHLREHDQLVTLGQLAVSLAHEVNNPLEVLVNQVEMIERFLHDSTSSQDYSREHERVEAIRRELRRIQAIVERVGEMAADGFYASREYMPGRLMTDLGLDAAPVEEVAPAACACGGEIRGKTILVVDDDAGVRHSMAEILGGEGCKVMTTPSGREALALIERERVDLVISDVQMPDMDGYELFRRIREGHHQLPVVLMTAYYYDKDHVIKRSKADGLRDVIFKKPIDPGRLREIVESRAAAH is encoded by the coding sequence TTGAGAGAGCTTCCGAAAGTCTACTTCGAACGCTTGCTGGAAACGTCGCCCGACATTGTCGTGGCGGTCGACCGCAACGGCGTCATCATCTTCTACAACGACGGGGCCGCCGAGATCCTCGGCTACCGCGGGAACGAGGTCCTCGGGACCCCGGTCGCGCGGCTCTACCCGGACGTCGAGGAGGCCAAGCGCGTCATGGAGGCCATGAGGGGCGGCCAGGGCCGCGTCAGCACCTTCGAGACCGAGTTCGTCGCCAAGGACGGGCGCCGGGTACCGGTGGCCATCTCCGGCTCCATCATCCACGACGAAAAGGGCCGCGAGCAGGGCAGCATCGGCTTTGCCAAGGACATCCAGCACCTGCGCGAGCACGACCAGCTCGTCACCCTCGGCCAGCTCGCCGTCAGCCTTGCCCACGAGGTCAACAACCCGCTGGAGGTGCTGGTCAACCAGGTCGAAATGATCGAGCGCTTCCTGCACGACAGCACGAGCAGCCAGGACTATTCGCGCGAGCACGAGCGCGTCGAGGCGATCCGCCGCGAGCTGCGCCGCATCCAGGCCATCGTCGAACGGGTGGGCGAGATGGCCGCCGACGGCTTCTACGCTTCGCGCGAATACATGCCGGGGCGACTGATGACCGATCTCGGGCTGGACGCCGCGCCGGTCGAGGAAGTCGCACCGGCCGCTTGCGCCTGCGGAGGCGAGATCCGCGGCAAGACGATCCTCGTCGTCGACGACGATGCGGGGGTGCGGCACTCGATGGCGGAGATCCTCGGCGGCGAAGGCTGCAAGGTGATGACGACGCCGTCGGGACGCGAAGCGCTGGCGCTGATCGAGCGCGAGCGCGTGGACCTGGTGATCAGCGACGTGCAGATGCCGGACATGGACGGTTACGAGCTGTTCCGGCGCATCCGGGAGGGGCACCACCAGCTCCCCGTCGTGCTGATGACCGCGTACTATTACGACAAGGATCACGTCATCAAGCGCTCGAAGGCCGACGGCCTGCGCGACGTGATCTTCAAGAAGCCGATCGATCCCGGCCGCCTGCGCGAAATCGTCGAGTCGCGCGCGGCGGCGCATTGA